CGTTCTGACCGGATGGGCGCTGGCGGGCCGCGGCATCATCAACAAGCCGCGTTTCGATGTCGAGCCGTTCATCCGTGACCAGCGGCTGAAGGTCATCCTGCCGGCCTTTCCGCCCCTGCCGGTGCAATTGGCCGCCGTCTATCCGCACAAGAATTTTCAGGACCCGAAGGTTCGCCTCCTGCTCGATTTCATGGCCGATCGCTGCCACCGGATGATCCGCGACATTCTTGCGGGCAAGTGACGGCAACCCGCTCGCCATCATAGGCGTTCTGGTCCCGTTATCCCCATCGAGACAAGGAGCCACATCATGGCGCTTCACAACACACGGATCGATCTCAAGTCCAACACCAAGAAGGTCGCCATCGAACTTCTCAACGCACGGCTGGCCGATGCCATCGACCTGTCGCTGATCACCAAACAGGCACACTGGAACCTCAAGGGTCCGCAGTTCATCGCGATCCACGAAATGCTCGACACATTCCGCGCCAGCCTGGACAACCATGTCGACACGATCGCGGAGCGCGCCGTCCAGCTCGGCGGCATGGCCCAAGGCACCGTGCAGACGGTGGCCGAGAAGTCGACGGTGAAGGCGTACCCGACCGACATTTCGAAGACCAAGGATCATCTCGCCGCGCTGATCGAAAGCTTTGCGACGGTGGCGAACGCCGTTCGCGCAGGCATCGACGAAGCGGACGAGGCAGGCGACGCCGACACCGCCGATATCTTCACCGCCTTCTCGCGCGAACTCGACAAGTCGCTCTGGTTCCTCGAGGCGCATGTGCAGGAAAAGGAATAGTTCCCGGCCGTTGCGGCGCTGCACGATCATTCGAACTTCCAAAGAAAAAGCCCCGCCTCTCATCGGAGGCGGGGCTTTTGTTTTCAGCCGAAAGCAGGCTGGCGCGGTTTACCAGGGACGGTTCCAGTCGGCGAATACCGTATGCTCGTCGCGGTGCTTGCCGCCGAGGGTCGCGCCGAAGTAGGCGGCCGCGCCGCTCACCAGAAGCGAGGCTGCCGCGAGGAAGGCGGCGATCAACGTTGTCTTGCGCGCTGTTTCAGCCGCGTCGCGCGCCTGCGCCTCAAGTGCACGGCCCTGCTCGACCACCTGGTCGATGCGTGCCTGCGCCTCTTCCGGCGGAATGCCGGCACGCTGCGAGACGACCGAAACGAGGTAGTCGCGGTCACCCTGGTCGAGTTCGCCATCCCCGAGCGTCGATGCGAGAATGCGGCCGATCTCCGAGCGTGTGCCCTCATCGACAGGCTGGTTTGCATTGGCACCGCCACGCAAGGCGCGATCGACCAGAAGGGAATCTGCCCCGAACTGGTCGGCAGCCTCGGTCGCGACATTGGCGACACCGGAGCCGACGGCACTTGCCGCGCTGCCCGCCGCACTGATCGTGCCGCTGATGCCCCAGAACGCGATGAACGCGCCCAGAAGAACCCCGAGGGCCCACATCACCAGACCATGCGACCCGTCACGGATGTCGGATTCGGATTCCGTCGAATCGCCATGGCGGCGGCGAAGTCGTCCGGTCAGATAGCCGCCTGCGGTAAAGCTGGAAATCTGCACCCACAACAGCCAGAGCGCACCGACGACCGCGACCCAGAACAGCGAGGTGCCCTCACCGGCGCGTGCCGACGACATCGACAGGCCGATGGCGGAGCCGAAGGTCAGGAGAACGAAGGAAATCGCGGTTGCGAGCACCGTGCCGGCGAAAATCGCGGGCCAATCGACATAGGAACGATCGTCGTCATTGATGACGACTGCGGGCTCGATGCCCGCGACAGTTTCGATATGGGCCATGGTGGCCTCCTTTGAATTGGAACTTTCATGCCAGCCCCTGGCTGGCTCAGCGGAGACCGAAGAACGACAGGATCGCCAGGATGATGACGACGAGACCGACGAGATAGATGATACCGTGCATGGGAGAGCTCCTTTGCTGCTCCCTATTAACCTACGGAAATTGCCAAGGTTCCGCCGCATTCCGAAAGTGGCGATATAGCGTGGGGGAGGCCTCAGGCCCGCGCGTCGGCAATTGCTCGGATGATCTCGGCTGCAGCCATCGCGGCGATGACGGCAGGACGCTTGTCCTTCGCATGCGCGCCGCCGATGGGGCACGCCACTCGGGCGAAATCCGCCTCCGACCCACCGGCCTCTTTAAGATACCAGCTACGGAACGTCGCCTTCTTCGTCTTCGAGCCGATCATGCCGACATAAGCGGCATCGGCGCGCCGCAACGCCTCGGCAACGATCAGAAAATCCAGCGCGTGGTCGTGCGTCAGGACGACATAGGCCGACCCGGACGGCGCATCGCGAACCACGTCCTCCGGCATGGCGGCGAGCTGGGTGGCGACGCCTTCCGGCATGCCGTCAAGCGCCTCGGCACGGGTTTCCACCACGGTCACCGTGAGGGGCAGCAAGGAGAGTGCGGCGGCCAGGGCGTGGCCGACATGCCCGCCACCGAACAGATAGACATGCGGCTGCATTGCCTGCTCGGACGCGATGCGTTTCGGTATCGCCTCGCGCAGTTCCTCATCGACCAGCGCGATGTCGATCAGCACGCGCCCCCCGCAGCACTGGCCGATTTCGGGACCGAGGGGCACGTCCATCAGATCGGTCGTTTTCTCTCCGCCAAACATCGCGCGTGCGCGGTCGATCGCCATGAATTCGAGTTGCCCGCCGCCGATCGTGCCGAAGATGCCGTCCGGCGAGACGAGCATCCACGCGCCGACATCGCGCGGGGTGGAGCCCTTCGCCTCGCGGACTTCGACGAGCGCCACGTCGGGGGAGGCAGCGAGGAAGGTGTTGAGGCGTGTGAGCGCGGAGGTCATCTGCGGATCCGCCCGCGCTCCTTCGCGCCCCCCTCTGTCCTGCCGGACATCTCCCCCACACGGGGGGAGATTACGCGGCGTCGGTCACGAGAATAATCTCCCCCCTTGTGGGGGAGATGTCCGGCAGGACAGAGGGGGGCGACGTAGAGAGCCAACATAGGAGAACTATAGCAGCTTCTTCCCGCCTGACCGCCCCGCCTCTCGCCTCATCCGCTCAACCGCCATCAACACCCGTTCCGGCGTGGCGGGCGCGTCGAGGCGCGGGCAGATACGATGGTCGGCGACGCTGGCGACGGCATCCGACAGCGCGTGCAGCACCGCCATGCCGAGCATGAAGGGCGGCTCTCCGACCGCCTTCGATTTGTGGATCGTCGGCTCGTGCGCTTCGGACCAGTCGGCCAGCGCGACGTTGAAAATCTTCGGCCGGTCCGACGCCAGCGGGATCTTGTAGGTCGACGGCGCATGGGTGCGCAGCCGGCCCTTGTCGTCCCAGACGAGTTCCTCCGTCGTCAGCCAGCCCATGCCCTGGATGAACGCGCCCTCGACCTGGCCGAGGTCGATCGCCTTGTTCAGCGAGCGGCCGGTTTCGTGCAGGATGTCGGTGCGCTCGATCATGTATTCGCCAGTCAGCGTGTCGATCGAGACCTCCGAGCACGCCGCGCCATAGGCGAAGTAGTAGAACGGGTGCCCCTGCCCCTTGTCGCGGTCCCAGTGGATTTTAGGCGTCTTGTAGAAGCCGGCTGCCGAGAGTTGGATGCGGGCCATGTAGGCCTGCTTGACGAGATCGGCGAAGGGGATTTCCTGATTGCCGACGCGCACCCGGTTCGGCAGGTAGACGATCTGCTCGACCGGCACCTCGTAGCGCTCCGCCGCAAAGGCCGTCAGCCTGTCCTTGATCTGGCGCGCCGCGTTCTGTGCCGCCATGCCGTTGAGGTCCGAGCCCGACGAGGCGGCAGTGGCCGAGGTGTTGGGCACCTTGGCCGTCGTCGTCGCTGTAATCTTCACCTGCTCGATGTCGATCTGGAACTCTTCGGCGACCACCTGCGCGACCTTGACGTAGAGCCCCTGCCCCATCTCCGTGCCACCATGGTTCAGGTGAACCGACCCGTCAGTATAGACGTGGACCAGCGCGCCGGCCTGATTGTAGTGCGTTGCCGTGAACGAGATGCCGAACTTGACCGGCGTCAGCGCGATGCCGCGCTTGACGATGTCGCTGTTGGCGTTAAACGCCGCGATCTCGCGACGCCGGCGTTGATAGTCGCTGGACGCCTCGAGTTCATCGACGATGCGATGGACGATATTGTCCTCAACCGTCTGGTGATAAGGCGTCAGATTGCGATCATCGGTGCCGTAGAAATTGAGCCTGCGGATTTCGAGCGGGTCTTTCCCGACCGCGAACGCCACCTCGTCGATGACACGCTCCGCGCCAACCATCCCCTGCGGACCGCCGAACCCGCGAAAAGCGGTGTTCGACACCGTGTTGGTATAGAGCGGCGCGGAAACGGCCTTCACTGAAGGCCAGAAATAGGCGTTGTCGCAGTGGAACAGCGCCCGATCCGTCACCGGTCCCGACAGATCCGACGAGAACCCGCAGCGCGCCGCATAGACGAAGTCGACGCCATGGATGTTGCCCGCGTCATCGAAGCCGACCTCGTAATCGATCAGGAAGTCGTGGCGTTTGCCGGTCGCCATCATGTCGTCGTCGCGGTCGGGCCGGATCTTGACCGCACGTTTCAGGCGCTTGGCGGCAATCGCGGCCACTGCGGCGAACTGGTTTGACTGCGTTTCCTTGCCGCCGAAACCGCCGCCCATGCGCCGGATCTCGACGGTGACCGCGTGGCTCGACACGCCGAGCGCATGCGCCACCATGTGCTGCACCTCGGACGGATGCTGCGTCGACGAATAGACCGTCACGTCATCGTCCTCGCCGGGGATGGCGAAGGCGATATGCCCCTCGAGATAGAAATGATCCTGTCCGCCGACGCGCATCTGGCCCTTGATGCGGCGCGGAGCGTTCGCGATCGCCTCGGACGCATCGCCGCGCTTGAGCGTCAGCGGCGGTGTGACGAGCTTGTCGCTGAGGGGATCGAGATCGCCGATGTCGAAAACGGCGGGCAGCTCGTCATAGGTCACCTTGGCGAAACGGCAGGCGCGCCGCGCGTCCTCGCGCGTTGCCGCGATCACCGCGAAGATCGGCTGGCCGTGGAACTGCACGACGTCGGTGGCGAGGATCGGCTCGTCATGCTTGCCAGTGGGCGAGATGTCGTTCTCGCCCGGAACGTCGTTGCCGGTCAGCACGTCGACAACGCCCGGCGCTGCGCGCACGGCCGACAGATCGATGCCGACGATCCTGCCATGCGCGACGCTCGACAGCCCAAGGCAGGCATGCAGCGTGCCCGCCGGTTCCGGCATGTCGTCGATATAGACCGCCGTCCCGGTGACGTGCTTGTGCGCGCTGTCGTGGCGGCGGTCGGTCGCGACGCCGCCGGAGATGGATGGTGCGGCGAGGTTGGGAGTGGTGTGGCGGTTCATCAAGCCACCTCATACCGCTTGATCGTGAACGGCTTGCCGGTCCCCGTCGTCTCGATGAAGAACCGCTTGAGCAGGTTGCGGCCCGCGAGCATGCGATATTCCGCCGAAGCGCGCATGTCCGAGATCGGCGCATAGTCCTCGCCGAAACGCGCCATCGCTGCCTCGACGGTGTCCATCGTCCATGGCTTGCCGGTCAGCGCGGCCTCGACCGCCCGCGCGCGCTTGGGCGTTGCAGCCATACCGCCATAGGCGATGCGGATGCTGGCGACGACGCCATCCCGAACGACCAGATTGAACGCGCCGAGGGCTGCCGTGATGTCCTCGTCGCGGCGCTTGGTGATCTTGTAGGCGGCGAAGTGGGCGCCAGGTTGCGGCAAAGGCACATGAACCGCCTCGACGAATTCGCCCGGCGCGCGGTCCTGCTTGCCGTAGTCGACGAAGAAATCCTCCAGCGCGATCGTCCGGCGGGCATCCCCCTTGCGCAGGGTCAATGTCGCGCCAAGCGCGATCAGTGGCGGTGGCGTGTCGCCGATCGGCGAGCCGTTGGCGATGTTGCCACCGATCGTGCCCATGTTGCGCACCTGATCGCCGCCGATCCGGTCGATCAGTTCGCCAAGAGCCGGAATGTCGCTGGCGAGCGCGCGACGAGCGTCGGTGTAGCTGACACCTGCGCCGATCGTGACCACGCGATCGTTTTCGGAAATCGAGCGCAGCGCCTCAAGACCGCCAATGAAGACGGCGGGCGTGATCTCGCGCATGAACTTCGTCACCCACAGGCCGACATCGGTGGAACCAGCGACGATGCGCGCATGGGGTTCCGCTTCGAGCACAGCGGCGAGGTCATCGACCGACGCAGGAACGATCAGCCGGTCCTTGCCCTGCCCGATCTCGACGCGGCTACCGTCGCGAAGGGTGCGCAGCGTGGCGATCACGTCGGCACGCTCGGCGGCCAGAACATCGTTGCCCGCGTCGGCATAGGACGAGATCGTACGCGCGGCGCGCATGATCGCCTCATAGCCCGTGCAACGGCAGAGGTTACCCTGCAACGCCGTCTCGATCTCGCGGTCGCTCGGGCTCGGCGAGCGCATCCACAGCGCGTAAAGCGACATCACGAAGCCGGGCGTGCAGAAGCCGCATTGCGAGCCGTGGCAATCCACCATCGCCTGCTGGACGGGATGCAGACCGCCTGCCTCGCCTTTGAGATGCTCGACCGTGACGACATGGCAGCCGTCGAGCGAGCCCATGAAGCGGATGCAGGCGTTGACGCCTTCATAGACCAGACCGTCGCCTGCGAGACGTCCGACCAGCACCGTGCATGCGCCGCAATCGCCCTCCGCACAGCCTTCCTTGGTACCGCGCAACGAGCGCCGAAGCCGCAAAAAATCCAGCAGCGTCTCATCGGGCCGTACGTCGCCAAGCGCGACGGCCTCGCTATTCAGCAGGAAGCGGAGTTCGTGGCGAACAGCCATTCCTCAACTCCCCCGATAGGTCGAATAGCCGTAGGGCGAGAGGAGCAGCGGCACGTGGTAGTGCCTATGTTCCGATATGCCGAAGCGGATGGGGATCTGATCGAGGAAAAGCGGCTCCGGCAGCGCCGCACCGCCCGCACGCAGATAATCGCCGGCGAAGAAGATCAGTTCGTACTGGCCGGGCTTGAAATCCTTGCCTTCGAGCAGCGGCGCATCGCAGCGCCCGTCGGCATTGGTGACGGCCTCTTTGATTTTGCGATGCGAATTGCCACTGACGCGGTAGAGCGCGATCGAGAGGCCCGCGGCTGGTCGGCCGGATGCGGTGTCGAGGACGTGTGTCGTCAGTCTCCCGCCCGATGCGTCGGCCATATGCCCTCCTGCGTGCCGTGAACCGGCATTGTCGTTCAAATTCTATCCAGCCTATTGCATCGCATGGAAGAGGCCGAGCCGGAACCAACAAAAAGACTTTCAAACTTTCCGAGGGGAATGTCGGCCGATCACTTCCTCTATCCTGACTATCGAGGATAGAACGCGCCTGCGGAACTTGCAGTGCTCGAGGGACGGAAACACATGCGGTATCCACGCGACATGCGCGGCTATGGGGCGAACCCGCCGAAGGCAAGCTGGCCCGGCGACGCCCATGTCGCCGTCCAGTTCGTGGTCAACTACGAGGAAGGCGGCGAAAACAACATCCTCCATGGCGATGCCGCATCGGAGGCGTTCCTGTCGGAAGTGGTGGGCGCCGCGCCGTGGCCCGGCAAGCGCCACTGGAACATGGAATCGATTTACGAATACGGTGCGCGCGCCGGGTTCTGGCGGCTGCACCGCATGTTCACGCGCGCCGCAATTCCCGTCACCGTCTATGGCGTCGCCTCCGCGCTCGCGCGATCGCCCGATCAGGTGGCGGCCATGCAGGATGCAGGCTGGGAGATCGCCAGCCACGGCCTGCGCTGGATCGACTATCGCGACCACGACGAAGAGGACGAGCGCGCCGACCTCATCGAGGCGATCCGGTTGCACACGGAAGTCACCGGCGAACGCCCGAAGGGACTATATCTCGGCCGGACCTCGGTCTGGTCGGTACGGCTGGCGGCGCAGGAGGGCGGGTTCGATTGGATCTCGGATACCTATGACGACGACCTGCCCTACTGGCTCGACCATGACGGCCATGGCAACCCGATCCCGCCGCAACTCGTGATCCCCTATACGCTCGACGCCAACGACATGCGGTTTGCGACGCCGCAGGGCTTCAATTCCGGCGACCAGTTCTTCGCCTATCTGAAGGACAGTTTCGACACGCTCTACGCCGAGGGGAAGGCCGGGCGACCGGCGATGATGAGCATCGGGCTGCATTGCCGCCTGATCGGCAGGCCGGGTCGTGCGGCAGCACTCCAGCGCTTCATCGACTATGTGAAAAGCCACGAGGCCGTCTGGCTGCCGACACGCGGAGACATCACCGCGCACTGGCGCGCGCATCACCCGTATCAGCCGCCGACACTTCGCCCGAGCCGGATGGCGAAGGCGGATTTCGTGGCGCGCTTCGGCTCGATCTTCGAGCATTCGCCGTTCATCGCCGAACGTGCCTTCGATCTGGAACTCGGTCCCGCCCACGACAGCGCGGGCGGCCTGCACAACGCGCTTGCACGCATGTTCCGCTCGGCCACGCACGACGAGCGGTTGGGCGTGCTTCGCGCGCATCCCGATCTCGCCGGCAAGCTGGCTCAAGCCAAACGGCTGACGCCGGAATCGAGCGCCGAACAGGCGTCTGCCGGTCTCGACGCCCTGACGGATGAGGAACGTGAAACGTTTACCCGGCTCAACACCGCCTATGTCGATAAATTCGGCTTCCCGTTCATCATCGCGGTGAAGGGGCGGACCAAGGCCGCGATTCTCGACGCCTTCGAAGCGCGCATCGGCAACGACCGCGACACCGAATTCGACACCGCCTGCCGCCAGGTCGAGCGCATCGCGCGCCTGCGGCTGAACGACATCCTGCCTGCCTGAGGGACATGACCATGCAAGGCCGCTCCTACTACGCGCCGCACGGCGGCTTGCCGCCGCAGACCCAGCTTCTCACCGATCGCGCGGTCTTCACGGAAGCCTATGCGGTCATCCCCAAGGGCGTGATGGGCGATATCGTCACGAGCTTCCTGCCTTTCTGGGACCGGACACGCGCGTGGATCCTGTCGCGGCCCCTGTCGGGCTTTGCGGAGACGTTCTCGCAATACATCATGGAAGTCGCGCCCGGCGGCGGCAGCGAAAGGCCGGAGCCGGATGCGGATGCGCAGGGCGTGCTTTTCGTGGTCGAGGGCGAGCTGACGGTCACCATCGACGGTGCATCGCATGTCATGGCCCCCGGAGGCTTCGCCTATCTGCCGCCCGCGAGCGGCTGGACCGCGACGAATGCGGGCGCTGCACCGGTGCGCTTTCACTGGATCCGCAAGGCCTACGAGTTCGTCGAGGGCATCGACGTGCCGGACGCGTTCTTCTCGCGCGATCAGGACGTCGCGCCGACGCCGATGCCGGACACGGAGGGGCGCTGGGCGACGACGCGCTTCGTCGATCCGGACGATATGCGTCACGATATGCATGTGACCATCGTCACCTTCGAGCCGGGCGGCGTGATCCCCTTCGCCGAGACGCATGTGATGGAACACGGGCTCTATGTGCTGGAAGGCAAGGCGGTCTATCGGCTCAATCAGGATTGGGTGGAGGTCGAGGCGGGCGACTATATGTGGCTGCGCGCATTCTGCCCGCAGGCCTGCTATGCTGGCGGCCCGGGCCGGTTCCGATACCTGCTCTACAAGGACGTCAACCGCCACGCGAAGCTGACCTACCGATGACACGCACGATCACCGCACGGCCCCTCACCCGCGAAGCCTTCGCCGAATTCGGCGACGTGCTGGATACCGACTGGGACAATCACTTCCCCATCAACGGGGGGCGCTGCGAACGCTATCACGATCTGGCGAAAGTGGAGGCGGAAGGTCCGAACGCGCATGTGGTGATCTCGCTCTTCAAGGGCACGCCCTATGATTTCCCGCTGACGCTCGGCATGGTCGAGCGCCACCCGTTCGGCAGCCAGGCCTTCATGCCGCTGTCGCCAGCGCCGTTCCTCGTCGTCGTCTGTCATGACGGGCCGGACGGCCCCGGAGAGCCGCACGCCTTCGTGACGAAGCCCGGCCAGGGCGTGAGCTACCCGCGCAATTGCTGGCATGCCGTGCTGACGCCGATCGGCGCACCGCAGGATTTTCTGGTGGTCGATCGCGCAGGCGACGGCACGAATGTCGAGGAACATCACTTCGACGAAGCCTATGAAATCCATCTGCCGGAGTGACGATGCCCGACGCGTCCTTTCTCGACCGCCTGTTCGACGTCGTCGAGCACGACATCGTACCCAGGACCGAAGCCGGCGTGGCCAGGGGCAACAAGCTGTTCGGCGCGGCGATCCTGCGCAAATCCGACCTGTCCGTGGTGATCGCCGAAACCAACAACGAGATGGAAAACCCGCTCTGGCACGGCGAGGTCCATGCCTTGAAGCGGTTCTACGAACTGCCCAAGGCCGATCGCCCCGAAACCAAAGATTGCATCTTCGTCGCGACCCACGAGCCCTGCTCGCTCTGCCTTTCGGCGATCACATGGAGCGGTTTCGACAATTTCTACTATCTGTTCAGCCATGAGGATTCGCGCGACGCCTTCGCGATTCCGCACGATCTGAAAATCCTGAAAGAGGTCTTCACGCTGGAACCAGGCGGCTACAATGCCGAAAACGCGTTCTGGAAAAGCTATGGCCTGCGCGCGATGGTACGGGATCTTCCGGTAGCCGATCGACAGCGTCTCGAAGAGCGCATTGCCGTCATCGCCAGGCGCTATGACGGCTTGTCAGAGACGTATCAGGCATCGAAGGCGGACAACGATATTCCGTTGAATTGAACGGGCGTGCCCTTGTGAGGGAGACCATGACAAGGTCCGCACACGAGAAAGGCCAAACCTCGATCTTCCGAAGAAATCTCTCCTCAAGGGTTGCGCGCAACGGCGTATAGCGGTTACCCCATTGGACCAGTGGGGCAATACCAATTACGCCATGCGATGTCGCAGACGGCCTTGCCGGATGTCGCGCTTTGTCGTCAATATGGCGATAACGAGGCACGCCCAACGTTGCCCGAAGTCAATGGGTCCGAAAGAATCAAACGGAGTGAGGAACGAAATGTCTAACGAACTCGATTATTTGAGCCGTCGCGTCGCTGCGGGCAGACTGAGCCGCCGCGATTTCCTCGGACGCGCCGCAGCCCTCGGCGTGACGGCGACGATGGCCAACTCGTTCCTTTCATCCGCCGCGCGGGCGCAAGGCGCCGTCAAGGGCGGCATCCTGAGGGCCGGCATGCTCGGCGGCGAAGCCACCAACAGCCTCGATCCGGCAAGCTTCCTCAGCCAGGTTCCCGGCCTCTTCGGCAAGGCATGGGGTGAATATCTCGTCCGCCAAAACCGCGACGGCTCGCTCGAAAACCGCCTCGCCGAAGAGATCGGCGCATCCGACGACGCCAAGACCTGGACGATGAAGGCGAGGCAGGGTGTCGAGTTCCACAACGGCAAGACGGTGAGCGCGGAAGACATCGCAGCCACGATCGAGCGTCACGCCGATGCCAACTCGAAGTCCGGCGCGCTGGGCATTCTGGGCAATATCGGCACCATCAAGGCGAGCGGCAACGAGGTTATCGTCGAACTGAAGGAGCCCGACGCCGACTTCCCGTATCTGATGGCCGACTACCATTTGATCATCCAGCCGAATGGCGGCAAGGACAATCCGACGGAAGGCATCAGCGCCGGCCCTTACAAAGTCGCCGTGAACGAGCCCGGTGTGCGCCACGGGGGCGAGCGCTTCGCCAATTTCTGGGGCGGCGACACGTTGGGGCATGCCGATCAGGTCGAGATCATCGTCATCAACGACGCCACTGCCCGCACCTCGGCCCTCCAGGGCGGCCAGGTCCATATGATCAACCGCGTCGAGCCCAAGATCGTCGATCTGGTCAAGCGCGTTCCCGGCGTCACGATCCAGAACGTCGCGGGCCGCGCCTACTACCCGTTCAACATGTTCTGCGACACCGCGCCCTTCGACAACAACGATCTGCGCATGGCGTTGAAGCTTGCCATGAACCGCGAGGAACTTCTGGAGAAGATCCTGTTCGGCTATGGTTCGGTCGGCAACGACTTCCCGATCAACGCGGCCTATCCGCTGTTTCCAGAAGGCATCGAGCAGCGCGTATTCGACCCGGAGGCGGCCGCCGCCGCCTACAAGAAGTCCGGCCACAGCGGCTCGATCCTGTTGCGCACCTCGGACGTCGCATTCCCCGGCGCGGTCGACGCGGCCCAGCTTTACCAGCAGTCCTGCGCACAGGCCGGCATCACCATCGAGATCAAGCGTGAGCCCGGCGACGGCTACTGGTCGGAAGTCTGGAACAAGCAGCCCTTCTCGCTCTCCTACTGGAGCGGACGCTCGACCCAAGACCAGCAGTACTCGACCGGCTACGTCTCGACGGCGGACTGGAACGACACACGCTGGAAGCGCGACGATTTCGACAAGATGCTGTTCAGCGCCCGTGGCGAATTGGACCAGGAAAAGCGCAAGGCCACCTATCGCGACATGGCGATCATGATGCGCGATGAAGGCGGCGTGATCGTGCCCTTCTTCAACGAATGGATCGATGCCTCGAGCGACAAGATCGGCGGTTTCGTCCCACATCCGGCCATGGACATGATGGATGGCTATGCGCTGGGAGAATGCTGGGTGATTGCATAGACGGACCCGGCCCGTGGGGACCACCCATCCAATCCTGAAGCTAGTCGCCCAGCGTATCGCGCTGGGCGTGCTTCTCCTCTTCGCTGTGTCGGCATTGATCTTTGCCGGCACACAAATCCTGCCCGGCGATGTCGCCTCGTCCATTCTGGGCCAATCGGCGACACCGCAAGCGCTGGCCAATCTGCGTGAAGAACTCGGCCTGAACGACCCTGCCATCGTGCGCTATTTCGCATGGCTCGGCGGCGTGTTGACGGGCGATCTCGGCACGGCGCTGACGACGCGCCAGGACATCGCGACCACACTGATGCCGCGCCTGTGGAACACCCTGTTCCTCGCCTTCTGGACGGCGATCGTGGCGGTGCCCCTCGCGGTTCTGCTCGGCCTGCTCGCCGTGCGCTACCGCAACGGCCCGGTCGACAAGGCGATCTCCGGTTTCGCGCTGGCGTCGACCTCGCTGCCAGAATTCTTCATCGGCTACCTCTTGATCTTCTTCTTCGCCGTGAAGATGCAGTGGTTCCCGTCGATCTCCACCGTCTATGACGGCATGCCGCTTCTCGAAAAGCTGAGGGCGATCGTCCTGCCGGGCACCGCGCTACTGCTGGTCGTGCTCGCCCACATGATGCGCATGACGCGCGCAGCGATCCTGAACGTGATGCAGTCCGCCTATATCGAGACGGCCGAACTCAAGGGCCTGTCGCAGTTCGACATCATTCGCAGGCATGCGTTTCCGAACGCGATCGCGCCGATCGTGAATGTGGTGATGCTGAACCTCGCCTTCCTCGTCGTGGGCGTCGTCGTGGTCGAGGTGATCTTCGTCTATCCGGGCCTGGGCCAGTACCTCGTCGACCACGTGGCAAAGCGCGACGTCCCGGTCGTCCAGGCAGTCGGCCTCATATTCGCAGCGGTTTACATCAGCCTGAACATCTTCGCAGACATCGCCGCAATC
This portion of the Mesorhizobium sp. CAU 1732 genome encodes:
- a CDS encoding ABC transporter permease; translation: MGTTHPILKLVAQRIALGVLLLFAVSALIFAGTQILPGDVASSILGQSATPQALANLREELGLNDPAIVRYFAWLGGVLTGDLGTALTTRQDIATTLMPRLWNTLFLAFWTAIVAVPLAVLLGLLAVRYRNGPVDKAISGFALASTSLPEFFIGYLLIFFFAVKMQWFPSISTVYDGMPLLEKLRAIVLPGTALLLVVLAHMMRMTRAAILNVMQSAYIETAELKGLSQFDIIRRHAFPNAIAPIVNVVMLNLAFLVVGVVVVEVIFVYPGLGQYLVDHVAKRDVPVVQAVGLIFAAVYISLNIFADIAAILANPRLRHPR
- the puuE gene encoding allantoinase PuuE, whose protein sequence is MRYPRDMRGYGANPPKASWPGDAHVAVQFVVNYEEGGENNILHGDAASEAFLSEVVGAAPWPGKRHWNMESIYEYGARAGFWRLHRMFTRAAIPVTVYGVASALARSPDQVAAMQDAGWEIASHGLRWIDYRDHDEEDERADLIEAIRLHTEVTGERPKGLYLGRTSVWSVRLAAQEGGFDWISDTYDDDLPYWLDHDGHGNPIPPQLVIPYTLDANDMRFATPQGFNSGDQFFAYLKDSFDTLYAEGKAGRPAMMSIGLHCRLIGRPGRAAALQRFIDYVKSHEAVWLPTRGDITAHWRAHHPYQPPTLRPSRMAKADFVARFGSIFEHSPFIAERAFDLELGPAHDSAGGLHNALARMFRSATHDERLGVLRAHPDLAGKLAQAKRLTPESSAEQASAGLDALTDEERETFTRLNTAYVDKFGFPFIIAVKGRTKAAILDAFEARIGNDRDTEFDTACRQVERIARLRLNDILPA
- a CDS encoding nucleoside deaminase, with amino-acid sequence MPDASFLDRLFDVVEHDIVPRTEAGVARGNKLFGAAILRKSDLSVVIAETNNEMENPLWHGEVHALKRFYELPKADRPETKDCIFVATHEPCSLCLSAITWSGFDNFYYLFSHEDSRDAFAIPHDLKILKEVFTLEPGGYNAENAFWKSYGLRAMVRDLPVADRQRLEERIAVIARRYDGLSETYQASKADNDIPLN
- a CDS encoding ureidoglycolate lyase; this encodes MTRTITARPLTREAFAEFGDVLDTDWDNHFPINGGRCERYHDLAKVEAEGPNAHVVISLFKGTPYDFPLTLGMVERHPFGSQAFMPLSPAPFLVVVCHDGPDGPGEPHAFVTKPGQGVSYPRNCWHAVLTPIGAPQDFLVVDRAGDGTNVEEHHFDEAYEIHLPE
- a CDS encoding ABC transporter substrate-binding protein; protein product: MSNELDYLSRRVAAGRLSRRDFLGRAAALGVTATMANSFLSSAARAQGAVKGGILRAGMLGGEATNSLDPASFLSQVPGLFGKAWGEYLVRQNRDGSLENRLAEEIGASDDAKTWTMKARQGVEFHNGKTVSAEDIAATIERHADANSKSGALGILGNIGTIKASGNEVIVELKEPDADFPYLMADYHLIIQPNGGKDNPTEGISAGPYKVAVNEPGVRHGGERFANFWGGDTLGHADQVEIIVINDATARTSALQGGQVHMINRVEPKIVDLVKRVPGVTIQNVAGRAYYPFNMFCDTAPFDNNDLRMALKLAMNREELLEKILFGYGSVGNDFPINAAYPLFPEGIEQRVFDPEAAAAAYKKSGHSGSILLRTSDVAFPGAVDAAQLYQQSCAQAGITIEIKREPGDGYWSEVWNKQPFSLSYWSGRSTQDQQYSTGYVSTADWNDTRWKRDDFDKMLFSARGELDQEKRKATYRDMAIMMRDEGGVIVPFFNEWIDASSDKIGGFVPHPAMDMMDGYALGECWVIA
- a CDS encoding bifunctional allantoicase/(S)-ureidoglycine aminohydrolase — protein: MQGRSYYAPHGGLPPQTQLLTDRAVFTEAYAVIPKGVMGDIVTSFLPFWDRTRAWILSRPLSGFAETFSQYIMEVAPGGGSERPEPDADAQGVLFVVEGELTVTIDGASHVMAPGGFAYLPPASGWTATNAGAAPVRFHWIRKAYEFVEGIDVPDAFFSRDQDVAPTPMPDTEGRWATTRFVDPDDMRHDMHVTIVTFEPGGVIPFAETHVMEHGLYVLEGKAVYRLNQDWVEVEAGDYMWLRAFCPQACYAGGPGRFRYLLYKDVNRHAKLTYR